The following coding sequences lie in one Streptomyces venezuelae genomic window:
- a CDS encoding PP2C family protein-serine/threonine phosphatase, protein MEVRAEADTFTARMKKKVHRVRIALRKSGVDYFRGDGSDWVALAGLLLTIPVITTCTIINNEWFSPSALVLPIVAGGLLLRPASLLGLYAASAVALIVESVRLGPYTEGAARVTPGTVLVVAACGFFGLLIAQFRSRVGVPWRGGGTMLFDLRERIRVQSKLPKLPRGWHREMALRPAGGQSFSGDFVVAARTNGGRTLEAVLTDVSGKGMDAGSRALLLSGAFGGLLGSLPPHAFLPAANGYLLRQDWDEGFATSIHLVLDLETGDYELFSAGHPPGLQLSAGSGRWEEKAGQGPLLGVYDGAQFDPVKGVLRPGDVLMLFTDGLVETSDRDIAEGMDRLTGEADRYVAGGFHGAAWHLIEAVAKDVNDDRALLLICREA, encoded by the coding sequence ATGGAGGTACGCGCGGAAGCCGACACGTTCACGGCCCGGATGAAGAAGAAGGTGCACCGGGTCCGCATCGCGCTGCGCAAATCCGGGGTCGACTACTTCCGCGGCGACGGCTCCGACTGGGTCGCCCTCGCGGGACTCCTCCTCACCATCCCGGTCATCACGACCTGCACGATCATCAACAACGAGTGGTTCTCGCCGTCCGCCCTGGTCCTGCCGATCGTCGCCGGCGGCCTGCTGCTGCGCCCGGCCAGCCTCCTCGGGCTCTACGCCGCCTCGGCGGTGGCCCTGATCGTGGAGTCCGTCCGGCTCGGCCCGTACACGGAAGGCGCCGCCCGCGTCACGCCGGGCACGGTCCTCGTGGTCGCCGCCTGCGGCTTCTTCGGACTCCTCATCGCCCAGTTCCGCAGCCGGGTCGGCGTGCCCTGGCGCGGCGGCGGCACCATGCTCTTCGACCTGCGCGAACGCATCCGCGTCCAGAGCAAGCTGCCGAAGCTGCCGCGCGGCTGGCACCGCGAGATGGCACTGCGCCCGGCCGGCGGCCAGTCCTTCTCCGGCGACTTCGTGGTCGCGGCCCGCACGAACGGCGGCCGCACCCTGGAGGCCGTCCTCACCGACGTCTCCGGGAAGGGCATGGACGCGGGTTCGCGCGCGCTGCTCCTGTCCGGCGCGTTCGGCGGCCTGCTCGGCTCGCTGCCCCCGCACGCCTTCCTGCCCGCCGCCAACGGCTACCTGCTCCGCCAGGACTGGGACGAGGGCTTCGCGACCTCCATCCACCTGGTCCTCGACCTGGAGACCGGCGACTACGAACTCTTCTCCGCGGGCCACCCGCCGGGCCTCCAGCTCAGCGCGGGCAGCGGCCGCTGGGAGGAGAAGGCCGGCCAGGGCCCCCTCCTCGGCGTCTACGACGGTGCCCAGTTCGACCCCGTCAAGGGCGTCCTGCGCCCCGGCGACGTCCTGATGCTCTTCACCGACGGCCTCGTCGAGACCTCCGACCGCGACATCGCCGAGGGGATGGACCGCCTCACGGGCGAGGCCGACCGCTACGTGGCAGGAGGCTTCCACGGAGCGGCCTGGCACCTCATCGAGGCCGTGGCGAAGGACGTCAACGACGACAGGGCGCTGCTGCTGATCTGCCGGGAGGCGTGA